A single region of the Gossypium arboreum isolate Shixiya-1 chromosome 12, ASM2569848v2, whole genome shotgun sequence genome encodes:
- the LOC108478224 gene encoding 23.6 kDa heat shock protein, mitochondrial isoform X2: MASSLALKRLLSCNILPSSLRVVRPMAIAPSSSRLFNTNAMREFDDDGDERDLSDERQRSLSRRGDGFLTDVFDPFAPTRSLSQVLNMMDQFMESPFLSASRGMGGGLRRSWDAKETDDSLNLRIDMPGLGKEEVKVSVEQNTLVIKGEAKESKEEENGGRYTSRIHLPEKVYKTDQIKAEMKNGVLKVVVPKMKEEERNDVIQVQID, encoded by the exons ATGGCTTCATCTCTAGCTCTCAAGAGGCTCCTCTCATGCAATATCCTCCCTAGCTCCTTGCGGGTGGTCCGCCCAATGGCCATTGCTCCATCCTCCTCCAGGCTCTTTAACACCAATGCCATGCGTGAGTTCGACGACGATGGTGACGAGCGTGACCTCAGTGATGAACGCCAGCGTTCACTTTCTCGCCGCGGTGACGGTTTTTTGACAG ATGTGTTCGATCCTTTTGCTCCAACAAGGAGCCTGAGCCAAGTCCTGAACATGATGGATCAGTTCATGGAGAGCCCATTTCTCTCCGCTTCCCGTGGCATGGGAGGTGGTCTCCGCCGAAGCTGGGACGCTAAGGAAACGGATGACTCCTTGAACCTTAGGATTGATATGCCAGGGCTTGGAAAAGAGGAAGTCAAAGTGTCTGTGGAACAGAACACTCTGGTGATCAAAGGCGAGGCCAAAGAATCCAAAGAGGAGGAAAATGGCGGGAGGTACACCAGCAGGATCCATTTGCCTGAAAAAGTTTACAAGACTGACCAGATTAAGGCTGAGATGAAAAACGGTGTGCTCAAAGTGGTTGTTCCAAAGATGAAGGAGGAGGAGAGGAATGATGTGATTCAGGTTCAAATTGACTGA
- the LOC108477331 gene encoding putative glycerol-3-phosphate transporter 1, with product MASLSELPALRNYSKPFGIRFLEYIKRGKLSYKTHQAIVLIVTFLAYTCYHATRKTTSIVKSALDPQSPDVSLKFPWRMTYLSSPAEKKRFSWVLGDGWAPFNGSDGSALLGELDVAFLAVYALGMYFSGHLGDRMNLRVFLTVGMVGTGLFTSLFGVGYWAKIHSFYYFLIVQMIAGLFQSTGWPSVVAVVGNWFGKKKRGLIMGIWNAHTSVGNIAGSLIASALLSYGWGWSFVVPGLLIAFVGLWVFLFLPVSPESVGADKEEDEMGSPRKIGEGVTEPLLGSDAEIKETAVGFIEAWKIPGVAPFAFCLFFAKLVAYTFLYWLPYYISHTAIEGKYLSSETAGNLSTFFDIGGVLGGILAGHISDHLDARAITAATFMYCAIPALYFYRTYGHISLVMNIALMFICGMFVNGPYALITTAVSADLGTHSSLRGNSKALATVTAIIDGTGSVGAAIGPLLTGYISAKSWSAVFTMLMGAALIAGLLLTRLLVAEVVARISESRSQAGGSQSTSQDEELGV from the exons ATGGCTTCGCTAAGTGAATTGCCAGCTTTGAGAAATTATAGCAAGCCTTTTGGAATTCGTTTCCTAGAATACATTAAGAGAGGAAAGCTTTCCTATAAAACTCATCAAGCAATTGTGTTGATCGTAACATTTTTGGCTTACACTTGCTACCATGCGACAAGGAAAACAACAAGCATTGTGAAGAGTGCTCTCGATCCTCAATCACCTGATGTAAGCTTGAAGTTCCCATGGAGGATGACATACCTCAGTTCACCTGCTGAAAAAAAAAGATTTTCTTGGGTTTTAGGAGACGGTTGGGCACCATTTAATGGATCCGATGGTTCGGCCTTGCTCGGTGAACTGGACGTGGCGTTCCTCGCGGTATATGCTTTAGGAATGTACTTTTCCGGTCACTTAGGTGACAGGATGAATTTAAGGGTCTTTTTGACAGTAGGAATGGTTGGAACTGGCTTGTTTACTTCACTATTTGGTGTTGGGTACTGGGCTAAAATCCACAGTTTTTACTACTTCCTTATAGTACAAATGATTGCTGGTTTATTTCAATCAACGGGATGGCCCTCAGTTGTTGCAGTGGTGGGTAACTGGTTTGGGAAGAAAAAGAGAGGTTTGATTATGGGCATATGGAATGCTCACACATCTGTTGGGAACATTGCTGGTTCATTGATTGCTTCAGCACTATTGAGCTATGGATGGGGTTGGTCCTTTGTTGTGCCTGGTCTGCTCATTGCTTTCGTGGGCTTGTGGGTTTTCCTTTTTCTGCCTGTTAGCCCCGAATCGGTCGGAGCTGATAAAGAAGAGGATGAAATGGGTTCTCCTAGGAAGATCGGAGAGGGAGTAACAGAGCCTCTATTAGGCTCAGATGCTGAGATCAAGGAAACAGCTGTGGGGTTCATTGAAGCTTGGAAAATCCCCGGGGTTGCTCCTTTTGCTTTTTGCCTCTTCTTTGCCAAATTGGTCGCTTACACATTTCTCTATTGGCTCCCATACTACATTAGCCATACAG CGATCGAGGGAAAATATTTATCGAGTGAGACAGCCGGAAACTTGTCAACATTCTTTGATATTGGAGGGGTGCTCGGAGGAATCTTAGCCGGACACATTTCGGATCACCTAGATGCCAGAGCCATAACAGCAGCAACTTTCATGTACTGCGCGATCCCTGCTCTCTATTTCTATCGTACTTACGGGCACATCTCCTTGGTAATGAACATAGCCCTCATGTTCATTTGCGGCATGTTTGTAAATGGTCCCTATGCTCTCATAACAACCGCTGTGTCGGCCGACCTAGGAACGCACAGTTCGTTAAGGGGGAACTCAAAGGCATTGGCAACCGTGACAGCAATCATAGATGGAACAGGTTCAGTTGGTGCTGCAATTGGACCACTTCTAACTGGCTACATTTCTGCTAAGAGCTGGAGTGCGGTTTTCACGATGCTCATGGGAGCAGCTCTAATTGCAGGACTGTTGTTGACAAGGTTATTGGTGGCTGAGGTGGTTGCAAGGATTTCTGAATCAAGGTCCCAAGCAGGAGGATCCCAATCAACATCTCAAGATGAAGAACTGGGTGTATGA
- the LOC108478224 gene encoding 23.6 kDa heat shock protein, mitochondrial isoform X1, which produces MASSLALKRLLSCNILPSSLRVVRPMAIAPSSSRLFNTNAMREFDDDGDERDLSDERQRSLSRRGDGFLTGNVFDPFAPTRSLSQVLNMMDQFMESPFLSASRGMGGGLRRSWDAKETDDSLNLRIDMPGLGKEEVKVSVEQNTLVIKGEAKESKEEENGGRYTSRIHLPEKVYKTDQIKAEMKNGVLKVVVPKMKEEERNDVIQVQID; this is translated from the exons ATGGCTTCATCTCTAGCTCTCAAGAGGCTCCTCTCATGCAATATCCTCCCTAGCTCCTTGCGGGTGGTCCGCCCAATGGCCATTGCTCCATCCTCCTCCAGGCTCTTTAACACCAATGCCATGCGTGAGTTCGACGACGATGGTGACGAGCGTGACCTCAGTGATGAACGCCAGCGTTCACTTTCTCGCCGCGGTGACGGTTTTTTGACAGGTA ATGTGTTCGATCCTTTTGCTCCAACAAGGAGCCTGAGCCAAGTCCTGAACATGATGGATCAGTTCATGGAGAGCCCATTTCTCTCCGCTTCCCGTGGCATGGGAGGTGGTCTCCGCCGAAGCTGGGACGCTAAGGAAACGGATGACTCCTTGAACCTTAGGATTGATATGCCAGGGCTTGGAAAAGAGGAAGTCAAAGTGTCTGTGGAACAGAACACTCTGGTGATCAAAGGCGAGGCCAAAGAATCCAAAGAGGAGGAAAATGGCGGGAGGTACACCAGCAGGATCCATTTGCCTGAAAAAGTTTACAAGACTGACCAGATTAAGGCTGAGATGAAAAACGGTGTGCTCAAAGTGGTTGTTCCAAAGATGAAGGAGGAGGAGAGGAATGATGTGATTCAGGTTCAAATTGACTGA